A single window of Halotalea alkalilenta DNA harbors:
- the bglX gene encoding beta-glucosidase BglX, with amino-acid sequence MRKAWQVWTVVGCLALTSTQLQVSAGESPREARFLDDLLARMTLEEKIGQLVLVSIGPSHPRDQVNSSIAAGRAGMVLNTVVREDIRELQRQAVEHSRLGIPLAFAFDVVHGQRTLFPIGLGLASTWDLPAIALSGRVAAREAAADGLDITFAPMVDIGRDPRWGRMSEGFGEDTWLITRISETLVDAFQGDDLSSPDSMMAVVKHFALYGAGEGGRDYAPAEMGRRQMREVHLPPYRAAIDAGAGGVMVALNSIDGVPATANRWLLDDLLRGEWGFGGLVISDHGAIGELISHGVAADAEQAARLAIQAGVDVDMNSDVYGLHLAGLAERGELDPALIDRAARRVLAAKYALGLFDDPYRRSGPSTEDALAFDDPSRLHRLEAREVARRSLVLLKNQRETLPLDRKARIAVVGPLAKSQADILGSWSGAASPSQAVSLWQGLVDARGGEEGLSYALGANFSDDPLVVDYLTTYTPEVKIDPRPAQVLRDEAVAAAGDADVVVAVVGESRGMSDESSSRSELDLPAAQAALVDALESTGKPLVLILMNGRPLTLERQAGQADALLETWFAGTEGGHAIADVLFGDFEPVGRLPVSFPRRVGQLPLYYALVPTGRPVDPLHPGKFTSRYFDVAGGPLFPFGFGLGYTDFSLSNPRLSSRVLSRDGQLEASVEVINQGKRRGSTVIQLYLHDPVASVTRPVRELKGFKRVTLDPGERARVDFSIDPTMLAFYSGEGPLETIEPGEFEVFIGQHAEDGEPLSFTLRP; translated from the coding sequence ATGCGCAAGGCATGGCAGGTGTGGACGGTGGTGGGGTGTCTTGCGCTGACGTCGACGCAGCTCCAGGTGAGCGCTGGGGAAAGCCCGCGTGAAGCCCGGTTCCTCGACGATCTGCTGGCGCGGATGACGCTCGAGGAGAAGATCGGTCAACTGGTGTTGGTCAGCATCGGCCCCAGCCATCCTCGCGATCAGGTGAACTCGTCGATCGCCGCGGGGCGAGCCGGAATGGTGCTCAACACGGTGGTGCGTGAGGATATCCGAGAGCTTCAGCGTCAAGCGGTCGAGCACAGTCGCTTGGGCATTCCGCTCGCGTTCGCCTTCGACGTGGTGCATGGCCAGCGTACTTTGTTTCCGATCGGACTTGGCTTGGCGTCGACCTGGGATCTCCCGGCGATCGCGCTGAGCGGCCGAGTGGCGGCGCGGGAGGCCGCCGCCGACGGGCTGGACATCACCTTCGCCCCGATGGTCGACATCGGCCGTGATCCGCGATGGGGGCGGATGTCCGAGGGATTCGGCGAAGACACCTGGCTGATCACTCGGATCAGCGAAACGCTGGTCGATGCCTTCCAGGGCGATGATCTCTCCTCGCCCGACTCGATGATGGCGGTGGTCAAGCACTTCGCGCTCTACGGCGCGGGCGAGGGCGGACGCGACTATGCCCCGGCGGAAATGGGGCGGCGGCAGATGCGCGAGGTGCATCTACCTCCCTATCGGGCGGCGATCGATGCGGGCGCTGGGGGAGTGATGGTGGCGCTGAACAGCATCGATGGAGTACCGGCGACGGCCAATCGCTGGCTGCTCGACGATCTGCTGCGCGGTGAGTGGGGCTTTGGTGGGCTAGTGATCAGCGATCATGGCGCGATCGGTGAGCTGATCAGCCATGGGGTCGCGGCCGATGCCGAGCAGGCAGCGCGGCTTGCGATCCAGGCCGGGGTGGATGTCGACATGAACAGCGACGTCTACGGCCTCCATCTCGCCGGGCTGGCCGAGCGCGGCGAACTCGACCCTGCACTGATCGATCGGGCCGCGCGTCGGGTGCTGGCGGCCAAGTACGCACTGGGTCTGTTCGATGATCCCTATCGACGCTCCGGGCCCTCGACCGAGGATGCGCTGGCATTCGACGATCCGTCGCGGCTGCATCGCCTCGAGGCTCGCGAGGTGGCGAGACGCTCCTTGGTGCTGCTCAAGAACCAGCGGGAGACGCTGCCGCTCGATCGTAAGGCGCGAATCGCGGTAGTGGGGCCGCTGGCGAAGAGCCAGGCGGATATCCTAGGCAGCTGGTCGGGTGCCGCTTCGCCCTCACAGGCGGTGTCGCTGTGGCAAGGACTGGTCGATGCCCGCGGTGGTGAAGAGGGCCTGAGCTATGCACTGGGGGCGAACTTCAGCGACGACCCGCTGGTGGTCGACTATCTCACCACCTATACCCCTGAAGTGAAGATCGATCCGCGTCCGGCCCAGGTGCTGCGCGACGAGGCGGTAGCGGCGGCTGGCGATGCCGACGTGGTGGTCGCGGTGGTCGGTGAGTCCCGCGGGATGAGCGATGAGTCGTCGAGTCGCAGCGAGCTGGACCTGCCGGCGGCGCAGGCCGCGCTGGTCGATGCGCTCGAGAGCACCGGCAAACCGCTGGTGCTGATACTGATGAACGGCCGCCCGCTGACCCTGGAGCGCCAGGCCGGGCAGGCGGATGCGCTGCTCGAGACCTGGTTCGCCGGAACCGAGGGCGGTCATGCGATCGCCGACGTGCTGTTCGGTGACTTCGAGCCGGTCGGCCGGCTGCCGGTCAGCTTTCCCCGTCGGGTTGGCCAACTGCCGCTCTATTACGCCCTGGTGCCCACCGGGCGGCCGGTCGATCCACTTCACCCGGGCAAATTCACTTCGCGCTATTTCGATGTCGCGGGCGGTCCGCTCTTTCCATTTGGATTCGGTCTCGGCTACACCGATTTCTCGCTTTCGAACCCGCGACTATCCAGCCGCGTGCTGTCGCGCGACGGCCAGCTGGAGGCCAGCGTCGAGGTGATCAACCAAGGAAAGCGTCGTGGCTCGACGGTGATCCAGCTCTATCTCCACGACCCGGTCGCCTCGGTCACTCGTCCAGTGCGCGAGCTCAAGGGTTTCAAGCGGGTTACCCTCGACCCGGGTGAGCGCGCCAGGGTCGATTTCAGCATCGACCCGACCATGCTCGCCTTTTACTCTGGGGAAGGCCCGCTCGAGACGATCGAGCCCGGCGAGTTCGAGGTGTTTATCGGCCAGCACGCCGAGGATGGCGAGCCGCTGAGTTTCACCCTGCGCCCCTGA
- a CDS encoding peptidylprolyl isomerase translates to MLKRCLTILSLSLTTLVAVPALAAEQRVALETSRGVIEVELDAEHAPATVENFLSYVDQGFYTGTLFHRVIPGFMIQGGGFDGDFAQKPTQAPVRNESGNGLANRRGTIAMARTANPDSATSQFFINLVDNANLDGAAGRPGYTVFGRVVSGMEVVDAIAQVPTTRRGPHTDVPATPIEITSARLLD, encoded by the coding sequence ATGCTAAAGCGCTGCCTGACCATACTCTCCCTTTCACTGACCACCTTGGTGGCCGTCCCCGCTCTCGCGGCCGAGCAGCGCGTGGCGCTCGAGACCAGCCGAGGGGTGATCGAAGTCGAGCTCGATGCCGAGCATGCTCCGGCCACGGTCGAGAACTTCCTTTCCTACGTCGACCAGGGCTTCTACACGGGCACCCTGTTCCATCGTGTGATTCCGGGGTTCATGATCCAGGGCGGCGGTTTCGACGGGGATTTCGCGCAGAAGCCCACCCAGGCGCCGGTGCGCAACGAATCAGGCAATGGTCTCGCCAACCGGCGCGGTACCATCGCGATGGCGCGAACCGCCAATCCCGACTCGGCGACCAGCCAGTTCTTCATCAACCTGGTCGACAACGCCAATCTCGACGGTGCCGCCGGGCGTCCCGGCTATACCGTATTCGGTCGGGTAGTGAGCGGCATGGAGGTGGTCGATGCGATCGCCCAGGTACCGACCACCCGCCGAGGTCCTCATACCGACGTGCCAGCGACGCCGATCGAAATCACCAGCGCTCGACTGCTCGACTAA
- a CDS encoding DUF485 domain-containing protein, whose amino-acid sequence MNLPLAPRWSDIDRHPTLRNLRRRKHRLIVVLGAIAALYYFALPFGASQLRDQFALPIHQHLNLGLLFVLSQYPVGGLLAYCYLRGMRRIDAETQRFSAQAFMEEQR is encoded by the coding sequence ATGAACCTTCCGCTCGCCCCGCGCTGGTCGGACATCGATCGACATCCGACCCTGCGCAACCTGCGCCGACGCAAGCACCGACTGATCGTGGTGCTCGGCGCCATCGCTGCGCTCTACTACTTCGCTCTGCCATTCGGCGCTTCGCAGCTGCGCGACCAGTTCGCGCTGCCGATCCACCAGCATCTCAACCTGGGACTTTTGTTCGTGCTCTCGCAGTATCCAGTCGGCGGCCTGCTCGCCTACTGCTATCTACGAGGCATGCGCAGAATCGATGCTGAGACCCAACGCTTCTCCGCCCAGGCTTTCATGGAGGAGCAGCGATGA
- a CDS encoding solute symporter family protein, protein MNRPVRIGVLAGLALGACSSAWAAPTLVEDAQRGMTLTVFAAFILATLLITYWAARRNASAREFYTAGGGISGLQNGLAIAGDYLSAAAFLGVSGLIALYGFDGILYLVGFFVGFIPVLLLIAEPCRNLGRYTLGDVLAYRNDFRSAKSAGALSSVCVAICYLIPQIVGGGVIVQALIGIRYEVAVVIVGVLMMIYVFFGGMRATTWVQLIKAVLLLLSCLLLVILAWAPYGFSLPGLLGALVEHPEVRAYAAGLTTPPGDAAAAATRLLEPGLYLKNPLEQLSLGLALVLGTAAMPHVLMRFFTVRDAGTARQSVLYAMLFIGICHLMIVLIGFAAALYIGAPTIRSFDPGGNLAAPLLAQYLGGGADSLLGNLLLAFIAAVSFTTIVAVVAGLTLASASALAHDVYVGAIKGGSASEREQVIAARLATLLVGAVALVVGILAKGQNVAHLVGLAYAVAASANLPALLLTLYWRRCSSIGVLAGVLGGTAIAIALVLVSPNMSYPTGGTSLVGLEAPLISLRNPGVISIPLGFALVVVFSLLCPDRLSQTRWAELAVRRDTGQGVAQAVGH, encoded by the coding sequence ATGAATCGACCTGTTCGAATCGGCGTGCTCGCCGGCCTGGCGCTCGGCGCCTGCTCGTCGGCCTGGGCAGCACCAACGCTGGTGGAGGACGCCCAACGCGGGATGACCCTCACCGTATTCGCCGCGTTCATCCTCGCCACCTTGCTGATCACCTACTGGGCGGCGCGGCGCAATGCCTCTGCCCGTGAGTTCTACACCGCCGGAGGAGGCATCAGCGGACTCCAGAACGGGCTGGCGATCGCCGGCGACTATCTCTCCGCGGCCGCCTTCCTCGGTGTCTCGGGGCTGATCGCGCTCTACGGGTTCGACGGCATTCTCTACCTGGTCGGCTTCTTCGTCGGCTTCATTCCGGTACTGCTGCTGATCGCCGAACCGTGCCGCAATCTCGGCCGCTACACCCTCGGTGACGTGCTCGCCTACCGCAACGACTTTCGCAGCGCAAAAAGCGCAGGAGCCCTATCGAGCGTCTGCGTGGCGATCTGCTACCTGATTCCGCAGATCGTCGGCGGCGGCGTGATCGTGCAGGCGCTGATCGGGATCCGCTACGAAGTCGCGGTGGTCATCGTCGGTGTACTGATGATGATCTACGTATTCTTCGGCGGCATGCGCGCGACTACCTGGGTGCAGCTGATCAAAGCGGTGCTGCTGCTGCTCAGCTGTTTATTGCTAGTGATCCTCGCCTGGGCACCGTATGGCTTCAGCCTGCCGGGCCTGCTCGGCGCCCTGGTCGAGCATCCAGAGGTGCGCGCCTATGCGGCCGGGCTGACCACTCCACCCGGAGATGCCGCCGCCGCCGCTACCCGCCTGCTCGAGCCGGGACTCTACTTGAAAAATCCGCTCGAGCAGCTATCGCTGGGCCTTGCGCTGGTGCTCGGCACCGCAGCGATGCCCCATGTGCTGATGCGCTTTTTTACCGTGCGCGATGCCGGCACCGCGCGCCAGTCGGTGCTCTACGCGATGCTATTCATCGGCATCTGCCACTTGATGATCGTATTGATCGGCTTCGCCGCCGCACTTTACATCGGCGCGCCCACGATCAGATCGTTCGATCCAGGCGGTAACCTGGCCGCCCCCCTGCTCGCCCAGTACCTCGGCGGTGGCGCGGACAGCCTGCTCGGCAACCTGCTGCTCGCCTTCATCGCCGCGGTATCGTTCACCACCATCGTCGCGGTGGTCGCAGGCCTCACCCTGGCCTCCGCCTCGGCGCTGGCGCACGACGTCTACGTCGGTGCGATCAAGGGAGGGAGCGCCAGCGAGCGCGAGCAGGTGATCGCCGCGCGCCTCGCCACCCTGCTGGTCGGCGCAGTGGCGCTGGTGGTCGGGATCCTCGCCAAGGGCCAGAACGTCGCCCACCTGGTCGGGCTGGCCTACGCGGTGGCCGCTTCGGCCAACCTGCCGGCGCTGCTGCTGACCCTCTACTGGCGCCGCTGCAGTTCGATTGGCGTGCTGGCCGGCGTGCTCGGCGGCACCGCGATCGCGATCGCCCTGGTACTGGTGTCGCCGAACATGAGCTATCCCACCGGCGGCACCAGCCTGGTCGGACTCGAAGCGCCGCTCATCTCATTGCGTAACCCCGGGGTGATCTCGATCCCGCTCGGCTTCGCTCTGGTGGTGGTGTTTTCGCTGCTCTGCCCCGACCGGCTGAGCCAGACGCGCTGGGCGGAGCTCGCGGTTCGCCGCGACACCGGCCAAGGCGTCGCTCAGGCCGTCGGCCACTGA
- a CDS encoding carbon-nitrogen hydrolase family protein, protein MSSLPIFTAAACHAAPVFLDKAATTDKAIALIEEAAAHGATLVVFPESFIPAFPIWAALWPPIDNHDLFEHMVEQSLYVDGPEVAALQQTAARLGVNVSIGISERSHASVGCIWNANLVIDDQGRLVNHHRKLVPTFYEKLIWAPGDGEGLKVNPLSIGRLGALICGENTNPLARYALMAQGEQVHISAWPALWPTRRPSAGGNFDNLAANRIRASAHSFEAKAFGIVCAGYMDAPMRDFLVERDPAIAAVVDDTSRAESFFVDPTGRQLGPALSREEGILYAELDLNRCIEPKQFHDVTGYYQRYDVFSLSVERRRQRPVAWVDGEEPLAQPRDILNS, encoded by the coding sequence ATGTCCTCGCTACCGATCTTCACCGCGGCGGCCTGCCACGCCGCCCCTGTCTTCCTCGACAAAGCAGCGACCACCGACAAGGCCATCGCACTGATCGAGGAGGCAGCCGCCCACGGCGCCACCCTGGTGGTGTTCCCCGAATCGTTCATCCCGGCTTTTCCGATCTGGGCGGCGCTGTGGCCACCGATCGACAACCACGACCTATTCGAGCATATGGTCGAGCAGAGCCTCTACGTCGATGGTCCCGAGGTCGCAGCACTCCAACAAACCGCCGCTCGGCTAGGGGTCAACGTATCGATCGGAATCAGCGAACGCAGCCATGCCAGCGTCGGCTGCATCTGGAACGCCAACCTGGTGATCGACGACCAGGGGCGGCTGGTCAATCATCATCGCAAACTGGTGCCGACCTTCTACGAGAAGCTGATCTGGGCACCCGGCGACGGCGAAGGACTCAAGGTGAATCCTCTCTCGATCGGCCGGCTCGGCGCACTGATCTGCGGTGAGAACACCAACCCGCTGGCCCGCTATGCGCTGATGGCCCAGGGCGAACAAGTGCATATTTCCGCCTGGCCCGCGCTGTGGCCGACTCGACGACCCAGCGCAGGCGGCAATTTCGACAATCTCGCTGCCAACCGTATCCGCGCCAGCGCACATTCGTTCGAGGCCAAGGCGTTCGGCATCGTCTGCGCCGGCTACATGGATGCACCGATGCGCGACTTCCTGGTCGAGCGCGACCCGGCGATCGCTGCGGTGGTCGACGACACCTCGCGCGCGGAGAGCTTCTTCGTCGACCCCACCGGGCGCCAGCTGGGGCCGGCCTTGAGCCGCGAGGAAGGCATTCTTTACGCCGAGCTCGATCTCAACCGTTGCATCGAACCGAAGCAGTTCCACGACGTCACCGGCTACTACCAGCGCTACGACGTGTTCTCCCTGAGCGTCGAACGTCGTCGCCAGCGACCGGTCGCCTGGGTGGACGGCGAAGAGCCGCTGGCTCAGCCGCGGGATATTCTCAACTCGTGA
- a CDS encoding LysR family transcriptional regulator, protein MTPDRIDWNELRVLLEVARSGGLGGAAKRLGVDASTVSRRIAHLETMLGESLFERSRGGLVLNALGHRLVEHVSGMDSEFTMIVERLGESGGAHGRVRIASMEGIGSLYLSRVFAEFREQLPTIEIELVTSTQQVHVTRREADIFLSFFAPSGRGLEVERVARFGLHLYASQSYLARRGEPQSLADLAEHQFVGYIDDLVQIDEVRWLESLLPEPPLCFYSTSMLAQMFTAAAGAGLVMLPSFSAAERFGLKRVLEGEFELGRDLWLSVHRDLRYAPRIKRVVRALEDAIRADDAFTS, encoded by the coding sequence ATGACGCCAGACAGGATCGACTGGAACGAGCTGCGCGTGCTGCTCGAGGTAGCCCGCAGCGGCGGGCTCGGCGGGGCGGCCAAGCGTCTTGGCGTCGATGCATCGACCGTCAGCCGACGCATCGCTCATCTGGAGACGATGCTGGGGGAGAGCCTGTTCGAGCGCAGCCGCGGTGGATTGGTGCTTAACGCCTTGGGTCACCGGCTGGTTGAGCATGTCAGCGGGATGGATAGCGAATTCACGATGATCGTCGAGCGCCTCGGCGAGAGCGGTGGTGCGCATGGCCGGGTGCGAATCGCATCGATGGAGGGGATCGGCTCGCTCTACCTGAGTCGGGTCTTCGCCGAGTTTCGCGAGCAGTTGCCGACCATCGAGATCGAACTGGTCACCTCGACCCAGCAGGTCCATGTCACCCGCCGCGAGGCGGACATCTTCCTGAGCTTCTTCGCTCCGAGCGGGCGTGGGCTGGAGGTCGAGCGAGTCGCCCGCTTCGGCCTTCATCTCTACGCCAGCCAATCCTACCTTGCACGCCGTGGCGAACCGCAGAGCTTGGCCGATCTCGCCGAGCACCAGTTCGTCGGCTACATCGATGACCTGGTGCAGATCGACGAAGTGCGCTGGCTCGAATCGCTGCTGCCCGAGCCGCCGCTTTGCTTCTACTCCACCAGCATGCTGGCGCAGATGTTCACCGCGGCGGCCGGGGCTGGACTGGTCATGCTACCGAGCTTCTCCGCGGCCGAGCGCTTCGGGCTCAAGCGTGTGCTCGAGGGGGAGTTCGAGCTCGGCCGGGATCTATGGCTTTCGGTCCACCGCGACCTGCGCTACGCGCCGAGGATCAAGCGGGTGGTCCGGGCGCTGGAGGATGCGATTCGCGCCGACGATGCGTTCACGAGTTGA
- a CDS encoding TetR/AcrR family transcriptional regulator gives MNKTLGIRTGGRSARVQAAVHRAVRELLDEQPREALTVPQISQRAGVTPSTLYRRWGDLATLLGDVALEQMHPDALPEDTGSLRGDLLAWAQDYLDEVGSPLGRDLLRDVVSSQANDCPQRCAALLTQRLDRLLARAKRRGETPPAIEALVDAVVAPLVYRILFDPNPPTPEQIEYWLDACLAQAPRRRRRKSMTPAS, from the coding sequence ATGAACAAGACGTTAGGCATACGCACAGGCGGACGCAGCGCGAGGGTCCAGGCGGCAGTGCATCGGGCAGTGCGCGAGCTGCTCGACGAGCAGCCGCGCGAGGCGCTGACCGTTCCGCAAATCTCCCAGCGCGCAGGTGTCACTCCCTCGACGCTCTATCGCCGCTGGGGAGATCTCGCCACCCTGCTCGGCGATGTCGCCCTCGAGCAGATGCACCCCGACGCCCTTCCCGAGGATACCGGCAGCCTACGGGGAGACCTGCTCGCCTGGGCGCAGGATTATCTCGACGAGGTGGGCTCGCCACTCGGCCGCGATCTGCTGCGAGACGTGGTCTCGAGCCAGGCCAACGATTGCCCCCAGCGCTGCGCTGCGCTGCTCACCCAGCGCCTCGATCGGCTTTTGGCGCGCGCCAAGCGGCGCGGTGAGACGCCGCCGGCGATCGAGGCGCTGGTCGACGCGGTGGTTGCTCCGCTGGTCTATCGCATCCTGTTCGACCCTAACCCGCCCACGCCCGAACAGATCGAATACTGGTTGGATGCCTGCCTGGCACAAGCGCCACGCAGACGACGGCGAAAGAGCATGACGCCAGCCTCCTGA
- a CDS encoding DUF4385 domain-containing protein, translating into MDDACPLDHRRHPERYRIGRGEQGVMNVEPYKSELLPHWRFKTPELARASAAKLEEMFFAYKAAGDFVGMDMARKYLQMGYTRSRRYAKRPSGRKYDAQGALLPIGEEDPIKAASARIFHAAWRRVREDREYLSMKEQHRERYERG; encoded by the coding sequence ATGGACGATGCCTGCCCTCTCGACCACCGTCGCCATCCCGAGCGCTACCGCATCGGGCGTGGAGAGCAGGGGGTGATGAACGTCGAACCCTACAAGAGCGAGCTGCTACCGCACTGGAGGTTCAAGACGCCGGAGCTTGCGCGGGCGTCTGCCGCCAAGCTCGAGGAGATGTTCTTCGCCTACAAGGCCGCGGGCGACTTCGTTGGCATGGACATGGCGCGGAAGTACCTGCAGATGGGCTATACCCGCTCACGCCGCTATGCCAAGCGCCCGTCGGGGCGCAAGTACGACGCGCAGGGCGCGCTGCTGCCGATCGGCGAGGAGGACCCCATCAAGGCGGCGTCGGCGCGAATCTTCCACGCCGCTTGGCGGCGGGTGCGTGAGGACCGCGAGTACCTGTCGATGAAAGAGCAGCACCGAGAGCGTTACGAGCGCGGTTGA
- a CDS encoding pyridoxal phosphate-dependent aminotransferase → MNPESLLAPRMATLRQSPTAMVSALMRKRRAEGVDVIDLGEGELDFPSPEVAKRAGIDAIARDDTKYTAVTGTEALKRAVCAKFSHDNGIDTSPERVVVSVGGKQIVFNAMLATLSPGDEVLIPAPYWVSYPDIVALTGATARILPTSAEEGFKLTAGALRAALTPRTRWLILNSPNNPSGAVYTRAELEALLEVFAEAPQALLLADDIYEHLVFEGEFFTPAGLRADLAERILTLNGVSKAYSMTGWRIGYATGPEWLIEAIGRLQSQSTTNPASMCQAAAQAALEAPLDFLPERLERLRRRRDLMVEGIRAIDGLDCATPQGAFYLYVDCAGLIGKRTPQGLRLENDQMVADHFAASAGVGVVPGTAFGLSPYLRLAYGQPSARLREALARLAECCARLD, encoded by the coding sequence GTGAATCCCGAATCCCTGTTGGCCCCGCGCATGGCCACCCTGCGCCAATCCCCCACCGCCATGGTCTCCGCGCTGATGCGCAAGCGCCGCGCCGAAGGCGTCGACGTCATCGACCTCGGCGAGGGAGAGCTCGACTTCCCCTCTCCCGAGGTGGCCAAGCGCGCCGGTATCGATGCAATCGCGCGCGACGATACCAAGTACACCGCGGTCACCGGCACCGAGGCGCTGAAACGTGCGGTATGCGCCAAGTTCTCCCACGACAACGGCATCGATACCTCTCCCGAGCGGGTGGTGGTGTCCGTCGGCGGCAAGCAGATCGTGTTCAACGCGATGCTGGCGACCCTGTCACCGGGCGACGAGGTGCTGATACCCGCGCCCTACTGGGTCTCCTATCCAGACATCGTCGCCTTGACCGGCGCCACCGCGCGGATCCTGCCCACCAGCGCCGAAGAGGGCTTCAAGCTCACCGCAGGCGCCTTGCGCGCGGCCCTGACCCCGCGTACTCGCTGGCTGATCCTCAATTCTCCGAACAACCCAAGCGGCGCGGTCTACACCCGCGCCGAGCTCGAGGCGCTGCTCGAGGTATTCGCCGAGGCTCCGCAGGCGCTGCTGCTCGCCGATGACATCTACGAGCACTTGGTCTTCGAAGGCGAGTTCTTCACCCCGGCGGGGCTGCGCGCTGATCTCGCCGAGCGCATCCTCACGCTCAACGGGGTCTCCAAGGCCTACTCGATGACCGGCTGGCGGATCGGCTACGCGACCGGCCCCGAATGGCTGATCGAGGCGATCGGCCGGCTGCAGTCGCAGAGCACCACCAATCCCGCCAGCATGTGCCAGGCAGCCGCTCAGGCCGCGCTCGAAGCGCCTCTCGACTTCCTTCCCGAGCGGCTCGAGCGGCTGCGCCGCCGCCGCGACCTGATGGTCGAAGGCATCCGCGCGATCGATGGGCTCGACTGCGCCACACCCCAGGGGGCGTTCTATCTCTACGTCGACTGCGCCGGGCTGATCGGCAAGCGTACCCCGCAGGGCCTGCGGCTGGAGAACGACCAAATGGTCGCCGACCACTTCGCCGCCTCGGCCGGGGTCGGCGTCGTGCCTGGCACGGCCTTTGGGCTATCTCCTTACCTGCGCCTGGCCTACGGCCAGCCGAGCGCGCGGCTGCGCGAGGCGCTGGCCCGGCTGGCGGAGTGCTGCGCGCGGCTGGATTGA
- a CDS encoding dihydrodipicolinate synthase family protein, which translates to MTSNHPLAPRIEGLFNICVTPFDDRGELDRAALELNLERAIGHGYDGILIGGTYGEFAAQTTEERAELFTAAMAIVDGRLPVLLCAASGDAREACELTELAGRLGGLPMLTPPYACEITFEHTEAYFAELAARSATGVMIYNAPGVGATLSPAEIERLAAIDGVVALKQGELSPTSIDRLLHRLQPRLKIIAASDLSMVSTLSAGVDGLSSTNSCALPELIKAIFDATRAGRLDQARALHRAWFPLRELCRRFGQPQTTKAMMRLRGWRAGGVRAPLRDLDASQLAELSAVFADFRRQPLIESLLVD; encoded by the coding sequence ATGACTTCGAACCATCCGCTGGCCCCACGCATCGAGGGCCTGTTCAACATCTGCGTCACCCCCTTCGACGACCGCGGTGAACTGGACCGCGCAGCACTCGAGCTCAACCTCGAACGCGCGATCGGCCACGGCTATGACGGCATCCTGATCGGCGGCACCTATGGGGAGTTCGCCGCGCAGACCACCGAGGAGCGCGCAGAGCTCTTCACCGCAGCGATGGCGATCGTCGACGGCCGGCTGCCGGTACTGCTGTGCGCCGCATCGGGCGACGCGCGCGAGGCTTGTGAACTGACCGAACTCGCAGGCCGGCTCGGCGGCCTGCCGATGCTCACGCCACCCTATGCCTGCGAGATCACCTTCGAGCACACTGAGGCCTACTTCGCCGAACTTGCCGCTCGCAGCGCTACTGGGGTGATGATCTACAACGCCCCCGGCGTCGGCGCCACCCTGAGCCCGGCCGAGATCGAGCGATTGGCCGCGATCGACGGCGTGGTCGCGCTCAAACAGGGGGAGCTCTCGCCGACCAGCATCGATCGTCTGCTCCATCGTCTGCAGCCCAGGCTCAAGATCATTGCCGCCTCCGATCTGTCGATGGTCTCGACGCTCAGTGCCGGCGTGGATGGACTGAGCAGTACCAATAGCTGTGCGCTTCCCGAGCTGATCAAGGCGATTTTCGACGCCACCCGCGCGGGGCGGCTCGACCAGGCTCGCGCACTGCACCGGGCGTGGTTCCCGCTGCGCGAACTATGTCGCCGTTTCGGCCAGCCGCAGACCACCAAGGCGATGATGCGCCTGCGTGGCTGGCGTGCCGGCGGCGTGCGTGCTCCGCTGCGCGATCTCGACGCCTCCCAGCTGGCCGAACTGAGCGCTGTTTTCGCCGACTTCCGCCGTCAGCCGCTGATCGAATCCCTGCTGGTGGATTGA